From Oscillospiraceae bacterium CM, a single genomic window includes:
- a CDS encoding DNA translocase FtsK yields the protein MLLKGLFGWGYLAAPPVLFLCAVILAFHRGEPVRFRVISALLLLMTTGALAHLFLNKTYYPVSFAMVHSLWDAGNDLKSGGAVGGSLSVILTYLFSMFGSAVIFISMTAFFLMVALNKTVSDIADAFRAFYNRLKEDAYDDAADEPEQTAQPILPVTSRAQRRMIDIPLDDPKPRGTASVFRSKKHAPLFDQNAGVQPPDMVLGGLAAANQPLAKRTQTGDVPFDIPFMETKTDSKTDIADQTPPARMEPAKSAQPFGDTAKAGSGSYNYPPLNLLAAGSPAGRVDGSEEVRLNVERLVAAFKSFGVNVRITGYTRGPTVTRYEAELEAGVKLNRLTSLADDIALSLGASGVRIAAMPNKISTVGIEVPNKLVSKVFLRDIIDSPTFKNAPSKLTFAIGKNIGGEAIVGDIARLPHMLVAGTTGSGKSVCLNSLILSILYKSTPDEVRFIMIDPKMVEFRVYNGIPHLLVPVVTDVKKASGALQWAVVEMMKRYKLFSEANARDLDGYNKIMRKSEDGAALPQVIVVIDELADLMLTAAKEVEESICRVAQMGRAAGVHLVIATQSPRADVITGLMKANIPSRIALKVSSALESRIILDAGGNADKLVGNGDMLYAPIGSAKPVRIQGTWVSDAEREEVVEFIKKSAQPNYSEEVIRQIDKAAEEKSDSKGDGDAASGVDYDELLPQAVDVIFESGQASVSMLQRRLKLGYSRAARIVDQMEQMNIVGPFEGSKPRPLLITRQQWREMQYIQGTAPTGPELGIRDDYSSPPDDAPF from the coding sequence ATGCTGCTGAAGGGACTTTTCGGCTGGGGATATCTTGCCGCGCCGCCTGTTTTGTTTCTCTGCGCCGTTATTCTGGCTTTTCACAGGGGGGAGCCCGTCCGCTTCCGTGTCATTTCGGCGCTGCTGCTGCTTATGACGACCGGGGCGCTGGCGCATCTGTTTTTGAATAAAACATATTATCCGGTCTCATTTGCCATGGTACATAGCCTGTGGGACGCCGGTAACGATCTGAAAAGCGGCGGGGCCGTCGGCGGCTCGTTGTCGGTCATTCTTACATATCTTTTCAGCATGTTTGGCTCGGCCGTCATTTTCATCAGTATGACAGCCTTCTTTCTGATGGTGGCGCTCAATAAAACGGTTTCAGACATTGCAGACGCCTTCCGTGCCTTTTATAACCGTCTGAAGGAAGACGCGTATGACGACGCGGCAGACGAGCCGGAACAAACAGCTCAGCCAATTCTGCCGGTTACATCGAGAGCGCAGCGCCGTATGATCGATATTCCGCTCGACGACCCGAAGCCGCGCGGGACGGCGTCCGTCTTCCGCTCAAAAAAGCACGCGCCGCTCTTTGACCAAAACGCGGGCGTTCAGCCGCCGGACATGGTGCTCGGCGGTCTCGCAGCTGCCAATCAGCCGCTGGCAAAGCGCACGCAAACGGGAGATGTGCCGTTTGACATCCCGTTTATGGAGACCAAGACAGATAGTAAAACAGACATAGCCGATCAAACACCGCCTGCGCGCATGGAGCCCGCGAAATCGGCGCAGCCGTTTGGCGACACGGCAAAGGCAGGCAGCGGCTCCTATAACTATCCACCGCTGAACCTTCTGGCGGCCGGGTCACCAGCCGGGCGCGTTGACGGGTCGGAGGAAGTGCGCCTCAATGTGGAGCGCCTCGTCGCCGCCTTCAAAAGCTTCGGCGTTAACGTCCGCATCACTGGTTATACGCGCGGGCCAACGGTGACGCGCTATGAGGCCGAGCTCGAAGCCGGTGTCAAACTTAACAGGCTCACAAGCCTTGCCGACGATATCGCCCTATCGCTGGGAGCCAGCGGCGTGCGCATCGCGGCCATGCCGAACAAAATTTCAACAGTCGGCATCGAAGTGCCGAACAAGCTTGTCAGCAAGGTCTTTCTCCGGGACATCATCGATTCGCCGACGTTTAAAAACGCACCGTCAAAGCTCACCTTTGCCATCGGCAAAAACATCGGCGGCGAAGCCATCGTCGGCGATATCGCGCGCTTGCCGCACATGCTGGTCGCCGGAACGACAGGCTCAGGAAAATCCGTCTGCCTCAACTCACTGATATTAAGTATTCTCTATAAATCGACACCCGATGAAGTCCGATTCATCATGATAGACCCAAAAATGGTGGAATTCCGCGTCTATAACGGCATTCCGCATCTTTTAGTCCCGGTCGTCACCGACGTGAAGAAAGCTTCCGGCGCGCTGCAGTGGGCCGTTGTCGAGATGATGAAGCGGTATAAGCTTTTTTCGGAAGCAAACGCCAGAGACCTCGACGGATACAACAAAATCATGCGGAAGTCGGAAGACGGCGCGGCGCTGCCGCAGGTCATCGTCGTCATTGACGAGCTGGCCGACCTCATGCTGACGGCTGCCAAAGAGGTGGAAGAGTCCATTTGCCGCGTCGCGCAGATGGGGCGCGCGGCAGGCGTTCATCTCGTCATCGCCACACAAAGCCCGCGCGCCGACGTGATTACTGGCCTCATGAAGGCTAACATTCCCTCGCGCATCGCGCTGAAGGTTTCAAGCGCTCTGGAGTCTCGCATTATCCTTGACGCCGGAGGCAATGCCGACAAGCTCGTCGGCAATGGCGACATGCTATACGCGCCGATCGGGTCGGCCAAGCCCGTGCGCATTCAGGGCACGTGGGTGTCGGACGCCGAGCGTGAGGAAGTCGTTGAATTCATAAAGAAAAGCGCCCAGCCGAACTACTCTGAAGAGGTTATCCGCCAGATTGACAAAGCGGCTGAGGAGAAGTCCGATTCTAAGGGCGACGGAGACGCCGCGAGTGGCGTCGATTATGACGAGCTATTGCCACAGGCCGTTGATGTCATCTTTGAATCGGGGCAGGCGTCCGTCTCCATGCTGCAGCGTCGGCTAAAGCTGGGCTACTCGCGCGCGGCGCGCATCGTGGACCAGATGGAGCAGATGAACATTGTGGGCCCGTTCGAAGGCTCGAAGCCGCGCCCGCTGCTCATCACGCGCCAGCAGTGGCGTGAAATGCAATATATCCAGGGGACGGCCCCGACCGGCCCCGAGCTTGGCATCCGCGATGACTATTCATCGCCGCCGGACGACGCCCCGTTTTAA
- a CDS encoding glutamate--tRNA ligase, with amino-acid sequence MALDHTWFDEMEARIPKNAVRTRFAPSPTGYMHVGNLRTALYTYLIARARGGTFILRIEDTDQERFVAGAVDVIYDTLKKCGLSHDEGPDIGGPVGPYVQTERRALYAKYAELLIERGGAYRCFCRKEESADEGFSKYDGRCANLTAAEIDLKLQAGEPYVIRQKIPRDGVTTFQDAVFGAITVPNDSLDDNVLIKSDGLPTYNFANVVDDHLMGITHVVRGSEYLSSAPKYNLLYEAFGWDVPVYIHCSPVMRDAQNKMSKRHGDPSFEDLIREGYLTEAIVNYVALLGWSPGGERELFTLDELVSVFDVSGISKSPAIFDLDKLTYFNSAYIRALTPEAFAAIAGPTIRLVIQNPAVDVLSVAAILQPRCEKLTDIPEKIDFFEHLPDYDTALYVHKKSKTDEAVSLQMLEAALPVLRAVGAWTQEAIHDALISLAEQLAVKNATLLWPVRIAAAGKAVTPGGAVEICAILGREETLLRLEAGIKKLSGGAQ; translated from the coding sequence ATGGCACTAGATCACACTTGGTTTGACGAGATGGAAGCACGAATTCCGAAAAATGCGGTGCGCACGCGCTTTGCGCCCAGCCCGACCGGCTATATGCACGTCGGCAACCTCCGAACGGCGCTGTACACGTATCTCATCGCCCGCGCCCGGGGCGGGACGTTTATCCTCCGCATTGAGGACACCGATCAGGAGCGCTTCGTCGCGGGCGCTGTTGACGTCATCTATGACACGCTCAAAAAATGCGGTCTTTCCCATGACGAAGGGCCGGACATCGGTGGCCCGGTCGGCCCATACGTTCAGACAGAGCGGCGCGCGCTCTACGCCAAATACGCCGAGCTGCTCATCGAGCGGGGCGGGGCTTACCGCTGCTTCTGCCGGAAGGAAGAGTCGGCGGACGAGGGCTTTTCAAAATACGACGGCCGCTGTGCCAATCTGACAGCCGCCGAAATCGACTTAAAGCTTCAAGCGGGCGAGCCGTATGTCATCCGCCAGAAAATCCCGCGTGACGGGGTAACGACGTTTCAAGACGCCGTTTTCGGGGCCATTACCGTGCCGAACGACAGTCTCGACGATAACGTCCTTATTAAATCCGACGGGCTGCCGACGTATAACTTCGCAAACGTTGTAGACGACCACCTCATGGGCATCACGCACGTCGTCCGCGGAAGTGAATACCTCTCTTCTGCACCGAAATATAACCTGCTTTATGAGGCGTTTGGGTGGGACGTGCCTGTCTATATTCACTGCAGCCCTGTGATGCGCGACGCGCAGAATAAAATGTCCAAGCGCCACGGTGACCCCTCTTTTGAAGACCTGATCCGAGAGGGCTACCTCACGGAAGCCATCGTCAACTATGTGGCGCTCCTCGGCTGGAGCCCCGGCGGCGAGCGCGAGCTCTTCACGCTCGACGAGCTCGTGTCTGTCTTTGACGTTTCGGGTATATCCAAGTCGCCCGCCATCTTTGACCTCGACAAGTTGACGTATTTTAACAGTGCCTATATCCGCGCGCTCACGCCGGAGGCGTTTGCCGCCATCGCCGGGCCGACGATCCGTTTGGTTATTCAAAATCCGGCGGTTGACGTTTTGTCCGTCGCGGCGATTTTACAGCCGCGCTGCGAAAAGCTGACGGATATTCCGGAGAAAATTGACTTTTTTGAGCATTTGCCGGATTATGACACGGCGCTGTACGTTCATAAAAAATCAAAGACGGACGAGGCGGTGTCGCTTCAGATGCTCGAGGCTGCGCTGCCTGTGCTGCGCGCTGTCGGCGCGTGGACGCAGGAGGCGATTCACGATGCTCTTATTAGCCTTGCCGAGCAGCTGGCGGTCAAAAACGCAACGCTTTTATGGCCGGTGCGCATCGCCGCCGCGGGCAAAGCCGTCACACCGGGCGGCGCCGTTGAAATAT